The DNA sequence ACTGATCGGCAAACTGGATTCGAGCTATCAGCAGATGAATTTCGGTGGAACCGTTCTGTTCATTGTGATCGGGGTGGCCCTGGATACCATCAGACAGCTGGAATCACAGCTGATGACAAGGCATTATAAAGGCTTCCTGAAATAGGAGCGTAGCATGAAAATTGTTCTTTTAGGCGCACCGGGAGCAGGAAAAGGGACTCAGGCTCAAAGTATCAGCAAGTATTTCAACATTCCGCATATTTCCACCGGTGATATTTTCAGAAAAAATATTTCAGAGGGAACCAAGCTCGGCAAAACTGCCAAGCGATACATGGATGCCGGTCAGCTGGTCCCGGATCAACTGACGCTGGACCTCATTGAGGACCGGCTCAATCAGGAAGACTGCCACCGCGGCTATCTCCTGGACGGCTATCCCAGAACGGTTGTGCAGGCTGATTTCCTTGAGGAAATGCTAAGGAGAAAACACGATCAGCTGGATTGTGCCTTACTGATCGCAGTCCCTCGTGAAGCGATCCTCGACCGGATCACCGGCCGACGGATCTGTCCCTCCTGTGGGGCGTCCTACCACTTGAAGCATAATCCGCCCTTGAAGAAAGACACGTGTGACATCTGCGGACACCAGGTGATTCAGCGTTTGGATGACAAGGCGGAAACAGTGGAAGAGCGGTTGGATGTGTACGACGAGCAAACCAAACCCCTCATCAGTTTCTATGATGAGCGCTGCATCTTGAAATCCGTTGACGGCACCAGGGCCATCAATCAGATTTTTAATGACATTGTGAAAGTACTGAGTGAGGTCAGACTCCATGATCATACTCAAGAATAACAACGAGATCCAAAAGATGAAGGTCGCAGGCCGGATTGTGGAAGAAGCGCTCCGACTGATGGAAGCGAACATCCGCCCCGGCATCTCCACGGCACATCTGGATCGGATTGCAGAAGAATTTATAACTAAGCAAGGGGCGGTACCGTCCTTCAAGGGGTACGGCGGTTTTCCCGGTTCCATCTGTGCATCGGTCAATGATGTGGTTATCCACGGGATTCCCTCGAAAGAGGTCATTCTGAAGGACGGCGACATCATCTCGGTGGACATGGGAGCGATGATTGACCGTTACCACGGGGACGCCGCCAGGACCTTCGCCGTGGGTGAAGTCAGCCAGACTGCCAAAGACCTGATCCGGATCACAGAAGAGTCCTTTTTCAAGGGAGTCGAGATGTTCCGGGAAGGCGGCCGGCTGGGCGATATCTCCCACGCCATCGGATCCTATCTCACCATGGCCGGCTACGGCGTGGTGAGGGATTTCGTAGGTCACGGCATCGGACGAAACCTTCATGAGCAGCCCAATGTCCCCAACTATGGGAAACCAGGAGCGGGAGTGGTGCTGCGGGAAGGAATGGTTCTTGCCATCGAGCCCATGGTTAATGTGGGCAGTTATGAAGTGAAAGTACTCAAGGACCAATGGACAGTGAAAACGGTCGATGGCAGCCTGTCTGCCCATTATGAAAATACCGTGGCACTGACGTCTGACGGTCCGCAGCTGTTGACATTAACGATTTAACGCACGTTGATCGTGCTGCTTAGTTATAAATTCCCTCACGGATTTATGACTATTGGTAATCAGGAGATTGATCCATGGAAGAATTACTGGGACGCGAAGTCCTGTCTGTCAAAGGACGCGACCGCGGCAAGCACTACGTGGTGGTGGAGATCATCGATGCCTATTTTGTCCGGGTGGCGGATGGAGAACAGAAAACCGTCAGCTCACCGAAACGGAAAAACAAAAAACACATCGTCTGCACCGAAAACCTGAATCCCATCCCCATGGATTGGACGGAAACAAAACAAGGCGATGACCGGATCAAGCAATTTTTAACGAATCGCAAAAAGGAGGTTTGATTACCTATGTCAAAAGACGATGTAATTGAAATGCAGGGAGAGGTATTAGAGGCTCTACCCAACGCCAATTTCCAGGTTAAGCTGGAGAGCGGCCACTGCATTACAGCACACATTTCAGGAAAACTCAGAATGAACTATATTAAGATCCTGCCGGGCGACCGCGTGACGGTAGAACTGTCACCCTACGATCTGACCAAGGGCAGAATCACCTGGAGATCCAAATAAGGAGGTTTGAACGATGAAAGTAAGACCATCAGTAAAGCCGATCTGCGAAAAGTGCAAAGTCATCAAGCGTAAAGGGAAGGTCATGGTTATCTGTGAAAATCCCAAGCACAAGCAGAAACAGGGCTAGTTGATCAATTTAAACACGGAGGTGTAATAGGAATATGGCGAGAATCGCTGGTATCGATCTACCGAAGGAAAAACGGGTAGAAATCGGATTAACATATATTTATGGAATCGGAATTTCCACAGCCAGAAGAATCCTGGCTGAAACAGGCGTAAACCCGGACATCCGGGTGAAGAACCTGTCAGAAGAAGAAGAAAACTTGCTGCGTGACTATGTCAACAAGAACGTGAAGGTGGAAGGCGACCTCAGAAGAGAAATCGCTCTGAACATCAAGCGTCTGTCCGAAATCGGATGCTACAGAGGCATGCGTCACAGAAAGGGTCTGCCGGTCCGCGGCCAGAGAACCAAAACCAACGCGAGAACCAGAAAAGGCAAGAAAAAGACCATCGCGAATAAGAAGAAGTAGGGAGGCAGGAAAATGGCACAAGCTAAGAATGTCAAGAAGACAAGAAAAAGAAAAGAACGCAAGAATGTCGAACGCGGCCAGGCCCATATCCAGTCGACCTTCAATAACTCCATCGTTACGATCACTGACGCGGCTGGCAATGCCCTGTCCTGGTCCAGCGCCGGAGCACTTGGATTCAAGGGTTCCAAAAAGAGCACTCCCTTTGCAGCTCAGCTGGCTGCAGAGACCGCTGCCAAGGCAGCCATGGAGCATGGCCTGAGAACCATCGAAGTCTTCGTCAAGGGACCTGGTTCAGGCAGAGAAGCTGCGATTCGTTCCCTCCAGGCAGCCGGACTCGAAGTGACCATGATCAAGGATGTCACTCCGCTCCCGCACAATGGATGCAGACCCCCCAAGAGAAGGAGAATGTAGTCCTGAGGGATACATTCACCCCGCCCGAGCGATCGGGCGGCACATGGTACGTGAATAGATCAGTTGCCCTCACGTATAGTTGCCAAAATCATCAAGGAGGGTTTTAAATCAATGCTGGAAATCGAAAAGCCAAAAATAACGGTCGTTGAGACCAATGAAGACGGGACCTATGGAAAAATCGTGGTGGAACCCTTATTGCAGGGTTACGGCATCACCCTGGGCAATGCCCTGAGAAGAATTCTTCTCTCCTCGCTGCCCGGTGTAGCCCCCAACTCCGTCAAGATTGACGGGGTACTCCATGAATTTTCCACCGTTCCCGGTGTGAAGGAAGATGTCACTGAACTCGTACTTAACATCAAGAACCTTGCCATCAAAATGCAGGGCGACGGACCGAAGAGCATCTACATTGATGCAGTGGGTCCCTGTGAAGTAACAGGCGCTGATATCAAGACCGACGGTGACGTCGAGATCGTCAACCAGGACTTCCACATCGCGACATTGGACGACAACGCAAAGCTCTATATCGAGATCGCCATTGACCGCGGTCGCGGATATGTGTCTCAGATGAACAACAAGTCTGAGGAACACTCACTCCAGACGATTCCAGTCGACTCCATCTACACGCCGGTTAAGCGTGTAAACTTCACGGTGAACAACACCCGGGTCGGCCAGGTCATGAACTATGATGAACTCACGCTGGAGCTTTGGACCAATGGCACCATCAAAATCGAAGAAGCGATCAGCCTGTCTGCGAAGATCCTGATCGAGCACTTCAAACTCTTCATGACGTTAGTGGACAACAACAATGACATGGAGATCATGATCGAAAAAGAGGAAGACAAGAAGGAAAAAGTTCTGGAGATGACCATCGAAGAACTGGATCTTTCGGTTCGGTCCTATAACTGCCTCAAGCGGGCAGGCATCAACACGGTTCAGGAACTTACTCACAAATCCATGGAAGACATGATGAAAGTCCGGAATTTGGGTAAAAAATCCCTGGAAGAAGTTGAAAGAAAATTAAAAGACCTCGGTTTAGGTCTGAAAACGAGCGACGAGTAGGAGGATAGAAAATGGCTATTGAAAGAAAACTTGGCAGAAGTACTGACCAGAGAAGAGCCATGCTGAGAAGCCTTGTAACAAACTTCCTGAAGCATGGTGTCATTCAGACAACCTATACAAGAGCCAAGGAAACCCAGTCCATTGCTGAAAAAATGATCACTCTCGGCAAGAGAGGCGATCTTCATGCAAGAAGACAGGCTCTGGCCTTTATCACGGAGGAAGCGGTGGTTGCCGAATTATTCGACACAATCGCACCGAAGTACGCAGAACGCGAAGGCGGATACACAAGAATCTACAAAGTGGGACCAAGACGGGGCGATGCAGCGGAAGTTGCCATCCTGGAACTGGTTTAATCCCCAATATGAAAAAGCCGGCTCACAGCCGGCTTTTGTCATAGAATGAATTAATTTCCAAAGACTGGAGAGGGTTATTCTCCAGCAATCGCAGGAAGCAGGTGCTGACCACAGATCAGCGCTGCGTCTGTTCCTGAGCTTCCGGTTCATCCTGCTGCAGCAGGGACGTCGTTCCGTGCCGGCGCAGGATGTTTCGGCTGGGCTGATCCTTCATGGTCATTACCAGCACGCCGGTGACCACGGTCATGATCAGTGACAGATAAAAACCGGGCGCCAGTCGGTTCATATTCCGGGCAGACGCGTAGAAAAGCTCCGCCAGAAACAGCAGGACAAACAGTCCTGAGGTCATGGAATACTGTCCAAGGACCAGCAGAATAACTGCCAGCAGAGACAGTGCCAATATCAGGAACCGATACTGCTGTACAAAGTCAAGGCCCGTCAGATCGGTCTGGGTTCGATAATCCAGCCAGGTCAGGAAGAACGATCCGAAGAACAGGATCGTCGACAGGGCGATCAGAATCGACTTTTTTTTCGTCATGGAATCATCCCCTTTCTTTCATCATAATCCTCCGCCGGAGGGATTTCAACCCAATGACAGGATGCGCCGCCGCTCTGTGACGGCAGGGAAGAGTCCGGAAGGCAAGGCAGCCTGGATCCGGGAGAAAGGATGCCGGACACTTATTCAGGATCCTCCATCAGTCCGGACGGGGAATCTGTACTGGTAAATCTCGAGGAAGACAAGCCCTTACATTGAGAACTCGTTCCCCTTCATATATAATTTAGAAGTACAATTATGCTCAATTTTAAAAGTCTGGCTGTCATTGTGCGGCCAGCAAAAATTTAACGTCAGGATGGGCCATGCTATGGACGAAAAAACGGGATTGCCCGGCGATCCAATGATCAGAACGGAACATCTTTATCATTATTATCACCAATACGATGAAGATGGAAATCAGACTGCGCTCCCCGAGAGCGAAATTCAATATTCCATCAAGGATATCACGCTGACGGTTCCCAAGGGCCAGTTTCTATGCATCCTGGGTCACAACGGATCCGGCAAGTCGACGCTGGCCAAGCATTTTAACGCGCTGCTGCTGCCGGTTCGCGGCGGGATCTGGGTCGATTCCATCGACGCCACCAACCCCGCCAATACCTGGGAAGTGCGTTCCCGGGCCGGCATGGTATTCCAGAACCCGGACAACCAGATGGTAGCCACCATTGTGGAGGAGGACGTAGCCTTCGGCTGCGAGAACCTGGGGATTCCGCCCCAGGAGATCCGCCAGCGGGTGGAGAAGGCACTGAAGGAAGTCGGGATGTACGAATTCCGCAAGCATGCACCGCACCTGCTGTCCGGCGGCCAGAAGCAGCGCATTGCCATCGCCGGAATCCTTGCCATGCGGCCTAAGTGCATTATCTTTGATGAGCCGACGGCTATGCTGGACCCTTCCGGCCGCAAGGAAGTCATGGAAACAGTGCGCGAACTCAACCGGGATTACGGCATTACCGTCATTCATATTACCCATTATATGGAAGAAGCCGTCCAGGCTGACCGCATCGTGGTCATCGAGGAAGGCAGCATCATGATGGATGATACTCCGGTCAATGTCTTTTCACGGGTTCAGGAAATTAAAGCAATCGGGCTGGATGTGCCCCAGGTCACGGAAGTCGCCTATCTGCTTCAGACAGCCGGCATCCCGATCGATACGCACATTCTGACCATCGATGAAATGGTTGGTATATTATGTCAATTAAAGCAGAACATGTAACATTTGAATACTCACCCGGAACGCCCTTTGCCAAAAAGGCGCTGGATGACATCAGTCTGGAAATCCCGGAAGGAAAGTTTGTGGCTCTCATCGGCCATACCGGTTCGGGAAAATCCACGCTGATCCAGCACTTCAACGGGCTGATTCAGCCAACCTCAGGCCGGATTCTGGTCGATGGGGTGGACATCCATGCCGAGAACGTCAAGAAATCGGACATTCGCAAAAAGGTGGGACTGGTGTTCCAGTATCCGGAGTATCAGTTGTTTGAAGAAACCGTCGAGAAGGACGTGGCCTTCGGTCCGGGCAATCTTAATTTAACCGAAGACGAGATCGCCGGCCGAGTCCGCCGGGCCATTGAGCTGGTGGGCCTGGATTTTGAGGAATACCGGCATAAAAGTCCCTTTGAGCTCTCCGGAGGTCAGAAACGCCGCGTTGCCATAGCCGGTGTGGTGGCCATGGAGCCCCGCGTCCTCATCCTGGATGAGCCGACTGCCGGACTCGATCCCCGCGGCCGGGAGGAGATTCTGTCCCAGCTGAAGCGGCTGCATGAGAATTACGGCATGACGACGATCCTGGTATCGCATTCCATGGAGGATGTGGCCGATCTGGCGGACCTGGTCCTGGTGATGTATGAGGGCAAGGTCGTCATGGCGGATGTACCCAAAGTCATTTTCTCCCAGGCGGACCGGCTGGAAGCCATGGGCCTGGCGTCGCCTCAGGTGACCTATCTGATGCGCCGGCTGAAGGAACACGGCTTTGACGTGCCTTCCGACATCATCCATGTCCGGGAGGCGGCCGAAGCAATTGCGGCAGCTCTGGGAAAAGGCGGTGAGTGCAAATGATCAAGAATATTACCCTGGGTCAGTATATTCCCAGTGATTCGGTGATCCACCGGCTGGATCCCCGAACCAAGATTCTGGCAACCCTGGTGTTCATCACCTCCCTGTTCCTGGTCCGGACCTATACGGCCTATGCAGTGGTCTTTGGTTTTATCCTGCTGATTACCTACCTGGCCAAAGTCAGATTCCAGTTCCTGTACAAGGGGCTCAA is a window from the Clostridiaceae bacterium HFYG-1003 genome containing:
- a CDS encoding adenylate kinase, translated to MKIVLLGAPGAGKGTQAQSISKYFNIPHISTGDIFRKNISEGTKLGKTAKRYMDAGQLVPDQLTLDLIEDRLNQEDCHRGYLLDGYPRTVVQADFLEEMLRRKHDQLDCALLIAVPREAILDRITGRRICPSCGASYHLKHNPPLKKDTCDICGHQVIQRLDDKAETVEERLDVYDEQTKPLISFYDERCILKSVDGTRAINQIFNDIVKVLSEVRLHDHTQE
- the map gene encoding type I methionyl aminopeptidase, with product MIILKNNNEIQKMKVAGRIVEEALRLMEANIRPGISTAHLDRIAEEFITKQGAVPSFKGYGGFPGSICASVNDVVIHGIPSKEVILKDGDIISVDMGAMIDRYHGDAARTFAVGEVSQTAKDLIRITEESFFKGVEMFREGGRLGDISHAIGSYLTMAGYGVVRDFVGHGIGRNLHEQPNVPNYGKPGAGVVLREGMVLAIEPMVNVGSYEVKVLKDQWTVKTVDGSLSAHYENTVALTSDGPQLLTLTI
- a CDS encoding KOW domain-containing RNA-binding protein, which translates into the protein MEELLGREVLSVKGRDRGKHYVVVEIIDAYFVRVADGEQKTVSSPKRKNKKHIVCTENLNPIPMDWTETKQGDDRIKQFLTNRKKEV
- the infA gene encoding translation initiation factor IF-1 — its product is MSKDDVIEMQGEVLEALPNANFQVKLESGHCITAHISGKLRMNYIKILPGDRVTVELSPYDLTKGRITWRSK
- the rpmJ gene encoding 50S ribosomal protein L36 translates to MKVRPSVKPICEKCKVIKRKGKVMVICENPKHKQKQG
- the rpsM gene encoding 30S ribosomal protein S13, which gives rise to MARIAGIDLPKEKRVEIGLTYIYGIGISTARRILAETGVNPDIRVKNLSEEEENLLRDYVNKNVKVEGDLRREIALNIKRLSEIGCYRGMRHRKGLPVRGQRTKTNARTRKGKKKTIANKKK
- the rpsK gene encoding 30S ribosomal protein S11; the protein is MAQAKNVKKTRKRKERKNVERGQAHIQSTFNNSIVTITDAAGNALSWSSAGALGFKGSKKSTPFAAQLAAETAAKAAMEHGLRTIEVFVKGPGSGREAAIRSLQAAGLEVTMIKDVTPLPHNGCRPPKRRRM
- a CDS encoding DNA-directed RNA polymerase subunit alpha, which encodes MLEIEKPKITVVETNEDGTYGKIVVEPLLQGYGITLGNALRRILLSSLPGVAPNSVKIDGVLHEFSTVPGVKEDVTELVLNIKNLAIKMQGDGPKSIYIDAVGPCEVTGADIKTDGDVEIVNQDFHIATLDDNAKLYIEIAIDRGRGYVSQMNNKSEEHSLQTIPVDSIYTPVKRVNFTVNNTRVGQVMNYDELTLELWTNGTIKIEEAISLSAKILIEHFKLFMTLVDNNNDMEIMIEKEEDKKEKVLEMTIEELDLSVRSYNCLKRAGINTVQELTHKSMEDMMKVRNLGKKSLEEVERKLKDLGLGLKTSDE
- the rplQ gene encoding 50S ribosomal protein L17, which encodes MAIERKLGRSTDQRRAMLRSLVTNFLKHGVIQTTYTRAKETQSIAEKMITLGKRGDLHARRQALAFITEEAVVAELFDTIAPKYAEREGGYTRIYKVGPRRGDAAEVAILELV
- a CDS encoding energy-coupling factor transporter ATPase, which encodes MDEKTGLPGDPMIRTEHLYHYYHQYDEDGNQTALPESEIQYSIKDITLTVPKGQFLCILGHNGSGKSTLAKHFNALLLPVRGGIWVDSIDATNPANTWEVRSRAGMVFQNPDNQMVATIVEEDVAFGCENLGIPPQEIRQRVEKALKEVGMYEFRKHAPHLLSGGQKQRIAIAGILAMRPKCIIFDEPTAMLDPSGRKEVMETVRELNRDYGITVIHITHYMEEAVQADRIVVIEEGSIMMDDTPVNVFSRVQEIKAIGLDVPQVTEVAYLLQTAGIPIDTHILTIDEMVGILCQLKQNM
- a CDS encoding energy-coupling factor transporter ATPase, whose amino-acid sequence is MSIKAEHVTFEYSPGTPFAKKALDDISLEIPEGKFVALIGHTGSGKSTLIQHFNGLIQPTSGRILVDGVDIHAENVKKSDIRKKVGLVFQYPEYQLFEETVEKDVAFGPGNLNLTEDEIAGRVRRAIELVGLDFEEYRHKSPFELSGGQKRRVAIAGVVAMEPRVLILDEPTAGLDPRGREEILSQLKRLHENYGMTTILVSHSMEDVADLADLVLVMYEGKVVMADVPKVIFSQADRLEAMGLASPQVTYLMRRLKEHGFDVPSDIIHVREAAEAIAAALGKGGECK